The following coding sequences lie in one Arachis ipaensis cultivar K30076 chromosome B05, Araip1.1, whole genome shotgun sequence genomic window:
- the LOC107640252 gene encoding transcription initiation factor TFIID subunit 11-like, protein MTKKTILQKPPREKVLKLPTKSKPSTRSQDQTFTPSPSLPTSPPCTDPMVRIKNPSRSPPPFKLTAPSSAPSKPSTSKGKRSTAEEPASEPTGPKLRSALSRPQRGRDIILNNETISDSLKYTNVGTCAYKSDKWDEGKKGSTRSERVVFDDDDDDDDDDDYESEDTPSPSTTGTSASIGHKSALYEVVKDVVQEFVSQLNHLIAISKEQRKLATKHVNFLRKSRDRVVIFLKFIDNLQEDDNAATDSEEDADSDEDGSDA, encoded by the exons ATGACGAAGAAAACCATTCTACAAAAGCCTCCTCGTGAAAAGGTTCTCAAGCTTCCAACGAAATCAAAACCCTCTACACGCTCCCAAGATCAAACCTTTACACCTTCACCTTCTCTTCCTACCTCTCCTCCTTGCACAGATCCCATGGTTCGCATTAAGAACCCTTCAAGGTCTCCTCCCCCTTTCAAGCTAACCGCTCCTTCCAGCGCTCCTTCCAAGCCAAGCACTTCGAAAGGGAAGCGTTCTACTGCAGAGGAACCTGCGTCTGAACCCACTGGACCTAAACTTAGGTCTGCTCTTTCTCGTCCTCAAAGAG GCCGTGACATAATTCTGAATAATGAAACCATCAGTGATTCTCTGAAATACACTAATGTTGGTACATGTGCCTATAAATCTGATAAGTGGGATGAAGGG AAAAAGGGATCCACTCGTTCTGAAAGGGTGgtttttgatgatgatgatgatgatgatgatgatgatgactatgaATCAGAAGACACTCCTTCTCCTTCTACCACGGGTACTTCAGCCTCCATTGGACACAAATCTGCTTTATATGAGGTTGTTAAAGATGTGGTGCAAGAGTTTGTCTCTCAGTTAAACCATCTGATTGCTATAAGTAAGGAGCAAAGGAAACTAGCCACCAAGCATGTGAACTTCCTCAGGAAATCTAGAGATAGAGTGGTCATTTTCTTGAAATTTATTGATAATCTCCAAGAGGATGACAATGCTGCCACTGATTCTGAAGAAGATGCTGATTCTGATGAGGATGGTTCGGATGCCTGA
- the LOC107641724 gene encoding uncharacterized protein LOC107641724, with product MTLSSRSTSRNSLLSSTISTHVVSWRGTPSQSTRSSVRGPVGVETTRLAMMAAGRGCREDCNSAADGTDTCGGPWKGFSTDTWKTGRRAHDSSNSNRNSSMECKRSLVSETLLLISI from the exons ATGACCTTGTCCTCAAGGTCCACATCTAGAAACTCCCTGCTAAGTTCAACCATATCTACTCATGTGGTCTCATGGCGAGGAACTCCTTCCCAATCAACAAGGAGTTCAGTTCGAGGTCCTGTCGGAGTGGAGACAACACGACTTGCTATGATGGCTGCTGGGCGTGGCTGCAGGGAAGACTGTAATTCAGCTGCAGATGGCACTGACACTTGCGGAGGACCGTGGAAGGGTTTCAGCACTGATACATGGAAGACCGGACGAAGGGCACACGACTCCAGCAACTCCAACCG GAATTCTTCCATGGAATGTAAGCGGTCATTAGTGTCCGAGACCTTGCTGTTAATCTCAATCTGA